The nucleotide sequence AACCAGAGCACAGGCATCAGAAGGGCAATCAGTGCTGGTGCATGGTGGCGCGGGTGGCGTTGGGCATCTCGCGATTCAAATAGCGCGGTCTTTCGGTGCAAATGTTTATGCCACTGGAGGTTCTGAGGCACAGGCGGCGCTTATTGAAAAATTAGGCGCCACGTATATCGATTACCGAAATGAAGAAGTGTCAGACTACGTACAAGCCCATACACAAGGTAAAGGCTTTGATGTGGTATACGACACCGTGGGTGGGCCGAACTTACAAAACTCTTTTGCTGCCGCAAAGTTAAATGGCCAAGTATCTACCACGGTTTCCTTGCTAGAGACGGACTTATCCCCGGTTCATTTCAGTGGATTAAGTTTGCATGTTATCTTCATGCTTATTCCAATGATTCATAACCATAACCGCAGTGCCCACGGCGAAATACTCACTACACTTGCCCAGATGGCAGATGCAGGGAAATTAGCACCCGTGCTTGATAGTCAAGCATTTTCATTGTCAGAAGCGAGCCAAGCCCACGACCGCCTCGCTAGCGGTCAGGTAATGGGTAAGGTTGTTATTAGCGTACCATAACGGTTTCTTTCCCGTCGCGCAGCCCTTGTTGGCCAACGCGCCCTTCGCCTGCTTACTTAATGGTAAGCAGGCATTTTTGCGTGTGAAGACGATTCTTGCTAATTTTAATACGCGGTCACACGCATGAATCATTTATTTAGGTGCTTAAAGCAAAAGGAAGCTTCATGAGCTTAGCTGAAATTATGTCTACCCGCGTGGTGAGTGTTCACTTAGACGATAGTATTCAATCGCTAAGGGAGCTGTTCGATGCTACGGGGTTTCACCATTTATTAGTGGTGCAAAACAACCGTGTTGAAGGCATTATTTCAGACCGTGATCTGCT is from Alteromonas australica and encodes:
- a CDS encoding zinc-dependent alcohol dehydrogenase family protein; this translates as MKATIIEDFGGTDVFTSAELEKPNVKPGHVVVKVAATSVNTIDMMIRQMGTDLPFAPALPGVLGMDFAGVIDQVGEGVTRFKVGDEVYGCAGGLGDLQGAMAEYMLADAQLIAHKPTSLSMREAAAIPLVGITAYEGLTRAQASEGQSVLVHGGAGGVGHLAIQIARSFGANVYATGGSEAQAALIEKLGATYIDYRNEEVSDYVQAHTQGKGFDVVYDTVGGPNLQNSFAAAKLNGQVSTTVSLLETDLSPVHFSGLSLHVIFMLIPMIHNHNRSAHGEILTTLAQMADAGKLAPVLDSQAFSLSEASQAHDRLASGQVMGKVVISVP